The genome window ACTTCCGGGTGCGAACTATCAAATGAGACTAATTAGCAACTGAAAAGAATCCATAAAACTTGCCACTCATATAATCAAAGAATGATGAAAATACAAGATTGGAAAAAAGCCAAGTTGTAATCGTAAGAAGGGAATAAGGATCAGCACCCTTCATTGTCATGGCTAAAAGTATCATCTGAACAGAGTAAAAGGGATCAAGCCAATTATTACCTGAAAACCCGTGATTTTCTTCTGAtgagatttctttttcttgttctgcAAATTAATTTGGCTCTTCTGTTGCAACTTATTCTCtgaaaaagttgaaaacatTTATTAGTCGAGCGTGCTACAAACACAGAGAGGGAGAAAGGGagaggaaggaaggaaaaggGGGGgaaagggggggggggggtggtgGGTGTTTGGTGGAGGgggagagggaagagagagagagcaactTGTACCGGATGTGTTGTATAAACGACAGCTCCCTTTGTATGAACCAACTAGGGCACCCTTCAAATATCAACACAAATGTCTTGAGATATGAAcgataattaaaaattacatAAAGACAGCACAAAAGATATGGCCTAACCTGACCATCAGGAGTGTAGCAAGCAGCTGTGACCATCTCATGCAGATCATTCCAATCAACCACTTGGCGATCAGGGATGCTCCATATGCGAACCTTAGCATCAAGTGATCCACTAATGAAGTATCTATCATCAACAGGGTTAAACTGGATGCAAGTTACTGCATCAAGGCACATGCAAAATAGAGTTATTAGAAACAAATGATAAGAGATGGGGAGAGATATGCATATCTCTTGCAGATTTATACTATTCTCTTTCAGAAAAGATGTTAaaccaccaaaccaaactataAGAAATCGGATAAACACACTTAAGGAAggattcaaaacaaaatttcttgGCAAGATTAACAAATACCCTTCCCACCCCTTACCACATGAGCCCAAAATGAAATAGTCATACTCAATATTAGACATGAAACTCCTTTTCCTTGACATCAAATGTAAGTACTTGAATTTTCAGTGGTTTTATAACCCCTGAAGGAAGCCGTGTGCACATTAGCGCCTTTTTATGCAACGGTCGTTCAGGTAGGAGCCAAACAAAATGGCAGAGTAATAGCTGAACGCAGGCCAAATATACTTACCATAGTCACTATGTGAAAATATCTTCAAACAAGTCTGGGTAGATAAATGCCACAGGCGCACAGTTTTGTCCATTGAAGATGAGAGCAGGTGCtggagaaaaggaaaggaaaaaaatctTACTTAGGCATTctgcaaaaggaaaaaattggcgagaataaaaaacaaactatCCACATTATTTCCATCACACTCTTCACACCATTTAAATGAATCTGCGTCTATCTTTCTACACATATTATTAAGGAAAGacttatttacaaaaacatatcctaaaagaaattttatatttggtaaaaagaagaaaaagggcaCACATAAGTCAATAAGGTTTTGAGGGATTTTCTTGACCAGAAGATGTCTAGGGttataatttgaaattttgagtattctcaaaataatcaaaagttagagataaaaataaataaaaagtgccTCACATAAAAACTATGCTACTCTATCTAATTACTGATAACGCCATTTCTTCCACAGtcatcctttttttattaaacaaTTGCTACATTGAATGATTATAGCCAATTCCCTATGCCAGCCCTTTGGATCCCACTAAAACACCCTTACCAAAAGGCAGTGAACAGAAACGTGCATTGTTTTAATTTCCACGCatgactaaaaaataatagtaatgGCATATCCAAGACTTGAACTTATTGAGGATCCTACGAACATAAGCAACCATCACACCACTTATCTGTGACAGAGTTTATTTCAACCTTAGATCCTCCTACCCTTTATTAatctgattttgatgattcCATTGAAAAGTAATCATGAATACATCCTTATAcacttaaaatttaaaataatgttGTTCGAAAATCTCAAGAAAGCAATTGTCCAAGTTCAAATACAGATAAAGAGAGACATGAGCAATCAAATATTTATACTATGGAAACAGTCAAGTGGTAGTCAAATGTTTCATTCATTTATCAGATATCTACACTCCACCAATGCACTCACTTTGAAAGTGCCTAGAATTAGGGAAATAAACAGCATATATACTAGAGTAAGGATAGTTCCAGAATCAGATAACATATGCACCAGCATCGGATAATTCCTGAGCCAGATCAATGATCCTTCCCCAAATTTCTACTCTGGCATTTTATCAGACCTCCTATTGACTTATCCAAATATGGTAAAAGTTATCAATGATTTATTGTCTTTGTGTTCCTAGAAACTTAACAGAGCTGCTTCACCAATTGCAAGGTGCACATAACAAAACCTAGAAGGTGTAATCATAACGAAAACCTACGTATTTTAAAGTTCCTCTCTGTTAACTGtcaattgaaaacaaagagaaaactaTCTACAGTATTTGAATGTCCCACTATGCAACAAAATCTGTACCTTAAGTAAAACCTATCCTCTTGGACCCTTCATACGACTCAATTCATATATCCCTCTCCATGTGTATCTAGTGACTCATAacgaaaagaaagacaaaatcCTAGGCTACAAAGTAGTAAGGAAGGTCAGTCAGATTGCTTTGGATACACAAAGTTAATGGTGTCCTTGGATCATATGAAAGAGAAACAAACATCCACTAAAAACCACCCAACATTTGGCATCAAGAAACATCCAAGCAAATAATGTAAAGGCGCAGAAGGagaaattaaaacaaactcCTACAATATCAGAACAGTAACAAACCTGTGACTTGGACCAAGAGAGGTCAAGCACATCATCAAGATGCCCttggaatgaagaaatgggTTTTTCTGAAAGTGCAAACACAGTCTCCGGAATCACATAATGGTCCAAACTCACCGATTTTCGACTGATTGACGACCTCcctctcctcttcttttcaACATGGTTGTCCACATTCGGCGAGACTGAAGATGGTTCCGGTGACCCATTGGAAAATAACAAGTTGAAATTGCTATCTTCTGATTTCTCCATCAACAGGTCACCCTTCCTCTCACTCTCCATTACTTTCCAAACATGGATCACACAATCCTCACCAGCACTAGCCAAATACTTCCCATCCAAACTAAACTTAATACTCCAAATAGACCCATTATGCGCTTGAATCTCCTGACTCTTGTACATTGCAGTGAGCTCTTTACATGATTTCCCGTACTGCCTCACCCTCACCCTCTCCGGCCCATGAAAGGACACATCCTGGCTGTCGTCCGTGGCGGAGCTCGACCTCCGACCACCTTTTTCCGACGACGTGTCCCTCTCGTCACTACTCCGTCTATCCCTATGACCCGTCATGGTACTTGCAACACTCTTGATGCTCTTAAACCAACCCCCTCTCTTCTTCAGCTTTGAAACTCCACCATTGCCCCCGTTGGCATTGGACTCCAAACCATCCTTATGACCCTCCTCCACATTCTGCCTCCTCATGAGTTCTTGAACAATTGGTGAATGACCAACACTCATCTCAAACTCCTCCATGGTCAACTGCTTCCCAGTCCCTACTTCCTTCAGCTTGTTCCACATACCATCTTCCCTAATCTCATTCACAACAAACTCTTTCCCATTGTCAAGGTTCCTAATGGTACAAACTTGGGCATTGCCATTGCCATCAGTAACCTTAACAATCCCATTACAATCCAACTCCTCATCAACCTTGGAATCGCTTCGAATCTCGTCTGCCCTTCTGGAATTTTTCCCGGAAGGCGGCTTATTCGGTGGAGATGAGTTGCTTTTACCGCTTGAAGACTTCAAAACgcaattttttgaatttctatTTACAAAAGAACCGGTTTCTGGTTCAGGCTCGGTCTCAGCCTCACCCGAAGCACAACGAATCGAAAGAattggaggagaagaaatagATGAAGTAGAACAAGCGTTATTACACTGGTCGCCTCCGTCGGATTTCGAACGGACGATGCCATTAACGCCTCCACCACCAGAACTCAGTTGACTGATCAAATAGTCCGACGACACCGACCGCCCGAAGTCGCCGGCGTAACCAAGATGGGGCTTGGCCCGGGTAAGAACCGGGTCGCCGGTGAGACCCATTTCGCTGAGGAGTTTAGAAC of Prunus dulcis chromosome 4, ALMONDv2, whole genome shotgun sequence contains these proteins:
- the LOC117624963 gene encoding WD repeat-containing protein 44 yields the protein MSKARGEEDEDTECFYESLDRIVSSSCSCSTSNSGSDTESDPNPNYAVPKFPMGASIKYDVWISEPSSVSERRSKLLSEMGLTGDPVLTRAKPHLGYAGDFGRSVSSDYLISQLSSGGGGVNGIVRSKSDGGDQCNNACSTSSISSPPILSIRCASGEAETEPEPETGSFVNRNSKNCVLKSSSGKSNSSPPNKPPSGKNSRRADEIRSDSKVDEELDCNGIVKVTDGNGNAQVCTIRNLDNGKEFVVNEIREDGMWNKLKEVGTGKQLTMEEFEMSVGHSPIVQELMRRQNVEEGHKDGLESNANGGNGGVSKLKKRGGWFKSIKSVASTMTGHRDRRSSDERDTSSEKGGRRSSSATDDSQDVSFHGPERVRVRQYGKSCKELTAMYKSQEIQAHNGSIWSIKFSLDGKYLASAGEDCVIHVWKVMESERKGDLLMEKSEDSNFNLLFSNGSPEPSSVSPNVDNHVEKKRRGRSSISRKSVSLDHYVIPETVFALSEKPISSFQGHLDDVLDLSWSKSQHLLSSSMDKTVRLWHLSTQTCLKIFSHSDYVTCIQFNPVDDRYFISGSLDAKVRIWSIPDRQVVDWNDLHEMVTAACYTPDGQGALVGSYKGSCRLYNTSENKLQQKSQINLQNKKKKSHQKKITGFQFAPGSSSEVLITSADSRIRVVDSIDLVHKFKGFRNANSQISATLTANGKYVVSASEDSHVYIWKHEADSRPSRSKSVTVTRSYEHFHCHDVSVAIPWPGVGDSWGLQDAEQNGLDNNLDEVSTANHPPTPVEVANGNEGSRSASGCTNSPLHGTISSASNTYFFDRISATWPEEKLLLATRNRSPRVSFDFTNGFNQNMSAWGMVIVTAGLRGEIRTFQNFGLPIRI